taataaataaataaataaatacagtGCAACGTATTATCCCATCTTTTCACCACTACTGTATTCTAGTATTGAAATCCATTATTTATAGAgaaattgtgatttttattataaattaaaactggctactgttttaaaataaaacaataaaaataagtatttttaaaatacaatttaaatttcgatatatcattttaaataaattatatttcacgtagttgttgatttttttttcttcacataGATGGAGAGCAAGGTGTAACGTCTTATACTTTGAATAAAATCGTGATTGATGACAAATAGTAATAATAAGAGTAATAATATTGTGACAGTAAAAAATTTTAGAATCGATAATgacaaaaatgataatattaataaagtgATAATGTGGTGAAATgaagacaaaattttaaataagtataaTAGGAGTAGTCGTGATTGATATAGCAATCCTAGTATGATGATGTTCTAAGGAGttttagttattataataaGATCATGGTTTTAAGGATGATggtggtaaaaaaaaaagataataaggataaaaatgttataataattttaattttcatttgtatttaaaagaaaaagtagagtAGAGATAGAAAATGTAAACCTTTTGGATAGGGCCAATCCCATTAGAGAGTAGAAAGGACAAAAAccctaataaataaatactaaaagtTGACATTTCGAGGGTGCTACATACCACATGTTTCATCTAACCTGAGCCCAATTATACACTGCCACGTGTAAAGCAGCGCTATTCGGTGGAGGTGATATGTGTCCATGGTCATGTGATGCCGTGGACACGTGGCAGTGTTCCATAGGATGACGATCATCGCAGAAAGGAATCATTGAAGTTGACGATGCAAGTAATTAACCCTTAATTAAACAAGAAAAGAACGTGATTAGATTATATTAGCTGTGGGCGCCAACGATACTATATATAAACCCACAAAAGAGTCATCAAAGCGCAAGAGTGGAACTACCAGTGAGATCACCCCAAAATCCGACTGATCCAaagcttctttattttcattttctttaagaaaGCAAAGCATCATCTCCTGTTCTCTTGTTTCGGAATTGAGACAGGTTTTTCTCTTCGTTTGCATTTTTCACTTGTTTCATATTATCTTGTCTATTACAGAGCACGACAACAGTTATGGATATATACAATAACAGTAGCATCGTGCTGTCAGATTTCTTAGACCCCTGCAATGATCAAGAGCTTATGAAAGCACTTGAACCTTTTATGAAAACTGATTCTTCCATAACTTACCCTTCCTTATCTTCTCCAAACTTCTCCTCAAACTATGACCAAAAGCCTTCCATCAAACTCAACCAACTCACCCCATCTCAAACGTTCCAGATTCAAGCCCAAATCCAGGTTACACGGGCCCAGTTTCTTAGCCCAAAGCCCGTTCCCATGAAGCAAGTGGGTGGTCGTGTTCTTTCCAAGCCCACAAAGCTTTACCGTGGGGTGAGGCAGAGGCACTGGGGCAAGTGGGTGGCTGAGATCAGACTCCCCAAGAATCGCACTCGTCTCTGGCTTGGTACATTCGAAACCGCTGAAGAAGCTGCTTTGGCATACGACAACGCAGCGTTTAAGCTCAGAGGAGAAAACGCCAGGGTCAACTTCCCTCATCTACGTCACCATGGACCAAGCGTCTATGGTGAGCTCGGGACCTACAAGCCTCTCCCCTCTGCAGTGGACGCCAAGCTCGAAGCCATTTGTAAAAGCTTGGCCATGACTACACCCAAGGAAGAAACAGCAACAACATCGGAGTTTGAGGATGTTAAGGTGGGGATTCAAACAACATCCTCGCCCTTGTCGGATGAAtattcttcctcctcttcttctgcTGGCTCCTCTTCACCCGAATCCGATATCACTTTCTTGGATTTCTCGGATTCTTATGAAGCAATGGACAATCTTGGGTTGGACCTTGAGAAGTACCCTTCTGTGGAGATTGATTGGGCAGCTTTATCTGAGTCATCATGAACAAATTAATCAGTTACCACCGTTCTCTCTGTTGAATATTGGATTAGGCTTTCCGTGCTTTTGTATTtaggtttgtttttttttttgcgcgTCTTGGGCAGCCACTGCAATCAAACTTTTAACTGTTGCAGTTGCTTTACCGAGTCAGGTTGCAGACTTTAGTGCAGATAGGTGAGTCACAGTGGTTATGGTTTTCTTGGTCTGCTGGTGTTTTTTTATTCCTTGCGTGACCAGGGGAGCTTCTACTTGTATTGTGTACTTGTTTGTTCTTTCAATGTAATTTAAGTAGTAATACAAGCTTTGGAAGTTATTGTAAAGTAACGATTTAAATAACTTAGTTTTTTTTCCCTCTATTCACTAAATCAGAGTGTAGTTTATCTGCATTTTCAATATACTGTCAGAAATTATAGCTGAATGCCGCTAATTTCACTTACGATATACAGTTAAAAGTATCTTCAAAAACCTTGTATGTCTCTTGTGGTAGTGTTTCAACGTGGAGAAAGTTAATGTGGTTGAATTGGAAGAAAGTGTGAAGAAGACCCCAAGAAAAGATATAACCTTGGGTTTGTGGAGTTAACAGTAATGATAGTTAATAAGAATCTCTGGATAAATGAAGAAGATGCGCATAACTTTTCTGTCTTTGTGATCTCTGATTTTGGCTTTTGAGATTGTTGTTGTTCACTTTAGGTGTAATTGTTTGTATAAACATTTTGATTATGGTAGAAAAAGAATGTGAACGAGATCTGAAGTTGCAACTGAAAGATAATAGCGATTGATTTCGTGAGGAAGGGATAAAGCTAATCCTCCGCGTTCCTCATTTAGTACTTTACACCCTTTAATTATGCGGCTTTGCGGCAACataaaacaaaatgtaaataatcatcaatttaaataaaataataataataataacccGGAAATTTTTATAACTATGTTTTAATCCCTATAAATTTGCCGGataaatgtttctttatatACCGTTA
This sequence is a window from Vigna angularis cultivar LongXiaoDou No.4 chromosome 2, ASM1680809v1, whole genome shotgun sequence. Protein-coding genes within it:
- the LOC108328115 gene encoding ethylene-responsive transcription factor ERF060; its protein translation is MDIYNNSSIVLSDFLDPCNDQELMKALEPFMKTDSSITYPSLSSPNFSSNYDQKPSIKLNQLTPSQTFQIQAQIQVTRAQFLSPKPVPMKQVGGRVLSKPTKLYRGVRQRHWGKWVAEIRLPKNRTRLWLGTFETAEEAALAYDNAAFKLRGENARVNFPHLRHHGPSVYGELGTYKPLPSAVDAKLEAICKSLAMTTPKEETATTSEFEDVKVGIQTTSSPLSDEYSSSSSSAGSSSPESDITFLDFSDSYEAMDNLGLDLEKYPSVEIDWAALSESS